In the Mycolicibacter sp. MU0102 genome, one interval contains:
- a CDS encoding alpha/beta fold hydrolase, which translates to MAYDIARPQMEGNIAVGEDRQLGFAEFGAPQGRAMFWLHGTPGARRQIPVEARLYATEANIRLIGVDRPGIGSSTPFQYETVSQFADDLRTVADTLGIEKMAVIGLSGGGPYTLACAAAMPKRVVAAGVLGGVAPAVGPEAIDSNLMRLARLAEPVLDHAGRPISLLAAGLIRMVRPVASPALELYARLSPEGDREMLSRPEFKAMFLDDLLNGSRKQLAAPIADAILFARPWGFRLADVKVPVHWWHGDADHIVPFSHGKHAVALLPDARLYPIPGESHLAGLGRAEEILCTLLQAWDEAGEPTS; encoded by the coding sequence ATGGCTTATGACATCGCCCGTCCGCAGATGGAAGGGAACATCGCCGTCGGCGAGGACCGTCAGCTCGGGTTCGCCGAATTCGGTGCCCCACAGGGCCGGGCGATGTTCTGGTTGCATGGCACGCCCGGCGCCCGCCGGCAGATTCCCGTCGAGGCACGGCTGTATGCCACCGAAGCCAACATCCGCCTGATCGGGGTGGACCGGCCCGGCATCGGTTCCTCGACCCCCTTCCAGTACGAGACGGTCTCTCAGTTCGCCGACGACCTGCGCACCGTTGCCGACACGCTCGGGATCGAAAAGATGGCGGTCATCGGACTCTCCGGCGGGGGCCCGTACACGCTGGCATGCGCGGCGGCCATGCCCAAGCGGGTGGTGGCGGCCGGCGTTCTGGGCGGCGTCGCCCCGGCGGTGGGCCCCGAGGCCATCGACAGCAATCTGATGCGGCTGGCCCGGCTCGCCGAGCCGGTACTCGACCACGCCGGGCGACCGATCAGCCTGCTGGCCGCCGGCCTGATTCGGATGGTCCGCCCAGTGGCCTCGCCGGCGTTGGAGCTCTACGCGCGGCTCTCCCCCGAGGGCGACCGCGAGATGCTGTCTCGCCCGGAGTTTAAGGCGATGTTCCTCGATGACCTGCTCAACGGTTCCCGCAAGCAACTCGCCGCGCCGATCGCCGATGCCATCTTGTTCGCCCGGCCGTGGGGTTTCCGGCTCGCCGATGTGAAGGTGCCGGTGCACTGGTGGCACGGCGACGCCGACCACATCGTCCCGTTCTCGCACGGCAAGCACGCGGTGGCGCTGCTACCCGATGCCCGGCTCTACCCGATTCCCGGGGAGAGCCATCTGGCCGGATTGGGCCGCGCCGAAGAGATTCTGTGCACTTTGCTTCAGGCCTGGGACGAGGCGGGCGAGCCGACGTCATGA
- a CDS encoding PaaI family thioesterase, whose product MTAPQSIRELFDQLGLQEVPSADGTLTLQMPVDERVVNTSGGLQGGLIATMADVAAGQLAARSTQFGNGIATTDLFIRYLRPIKVGPARAVASILRTGRRSVVAQVDIYRGDDDQLAATATVNFAAIELPG is encoded by the coding sequence ATGACCGCGCCGCAATCGATCCGGGAGTTGTTCGACCAACTCGGTCTGCAAGAGGTGCCGTCGGCCGACGGCACGCTGACCCTGCAGATGCCGGTCGACGAGCGGGTGGTCAACACTTCTGGGGGGCTGCAGGGCGGATTGATCGCCACTATGGCCGACGTGGCGGCCGGTCAGCTCGCCGCGCGCAGCACCCAGTTCGGCAACGGCATTGCCACGACGGATCTGTTCATCCGCTACCTGCGGCCGATCAAGGTCGGGCCGGCCCGGGCCGTCGCGTCCATCCTGCGCACCGGCCGCCGTTCGGTGGTGGCCCAGGTCGACATCTACCGAGGCGACGACGATCAGCTGGCCGCCACCGCGACGGTGAACTTCGCCGCCATCGAGCTGCCTGGCTGA
- a CDS encoding alpha/beta fold hydrolase, producing the protein MSVVLVHGNPESDAIWDPLVDALDRRDVVRLSPPGFGSPLPQHFSASYVAYRDWLEREIEALGGPDEPIDLVGHDWGGVHVVNLAMHRPELVRSWTTDIIGVFDPDYVWPETAQIWRTPGKGERLVANMLGGTVEDRTALWSATLPTDIAKSMAQAQGPEMGRATLLLYRSVEGPGAMAQTGGGLERARARPGLSLRATGDPYVGSEEIRRRAAQQAGAHTEVLDGLGHWWMTQDPVRGAAALTSFWASVTESR; encoded by the coding sequence ATGTCGGTAGTGCTGGTACACGGAAACCCGGAATCGGATGCGATCTGGGACCCACTGGTCGATGCCCTCGACCGTCGAGATGTCGTACGGCTGTCACCGCCCGGATTCGGTTCCCCACTGCCCCAACATTTCTCAGCGAGCTATGTGGCCTACCGCGACTGGCTCGAACGCGAGATCGAAGCCCTCGGCGGCCCCGACGAGCCGATCGACCTTGTCGGGCACGACTGGGGCGGCGTCCATGTCGTCAATCTGGCGATGCATCGCCCCGAGCTGGTGCGCAGTTGGACCACCGACATCATCGGTGTGTTCGACCCGGACTACGTCTGGCCCGAGACCGCCCAGATCTGGCGGACCCCCGGAAAGGGCGAGCGGCTGGTCGCGAACATGCTCGGGGGCACAGTGGAAGACCGAACCGCGCTGTGGTCGGCCACGCTGCCGACAGACATCGCCAAATCGATGGCGCAGGCTCAGGGTCCGGAGATGGGAAGGGCAACCCTGCTGCTGTACCGCTCGGTGGAAGGCCCCGGCGCTATGGCACAGACCGGCGGCGGGCTGGAGCGCGCACGTGCCCGTCCAGGCCTGTCCCTGCGGGCCACCGGCGACCCTTATGTCGGGTCCGAGGAGATCCGGCGACGCGCGGCGCAGCAGGCCGGCGCGCATACCGAAGTGCTCGACGGGCTTGGCCACTGGTGGATGACCCAGGATCCGGTGCGCGGCGCGGCCGCGCTCACATCTTTCTGGGCATCCGTCACCGAATCTCGGTGA
- a CDS encoding type I-U CRISPR-associated protein Cas7, whose translation MSKLSFPQLTAACQAGGGSTLTVSTELAPAGGPHAAVSPAPRAGRSASAVETRLIDGEPTATVLIDDNQSQVQRVEAAILQGIHAQHPLLSRVPRMEVSYEGGRLVYTDLELPQRIFDGHFLTGSIDGKPAIAHPAYRVARESTPDNARALLELSPGSLIFGAIDAALGTGQSRFRGVLSGEIIGVLVDGASADSRALTDTGVCCSRIIRTQVLSFAALRQLRFDCGPAGDEAGRVLLAAYALAGLARSNAELSIRANCDLVETGPTTLKLDARDGEFVELAALSIAEADELLERALVEAYREADITWRGQVLHVTGNSAAYTAAQNGGAPQDSPIVHAPRRFRLPHFIESRLTTPN comes from the coding sequence TTGTCCAAACTTTCCTTTCCGCAGCTCACCGCCGCCTGCCAGGCCGGCGGCGGCAGCACCCTGACCGTGTCCACCGAGCTGGCGCCGGCCGGGGGACCGCACGCCGCGGTCAGCCCGGCTCCGCGTGCCGGGCGTTCAGCGTCGGCCGTCGAGACCCGGCTGATCGACGGGGAACCGACGGCGACGGTGCTCATCGATGACAACCAGAGCCAGGTCCAGCGCGTGGAAGCCGCGATCTTGCAGGGCATCCACGCGCAGCATCCGCTGCTGAGCCGGGTACCGCGGATGGAGGTCTCCTACGAGGGCGGCCGGTTGGTCTACACCGATCTCGAACTGCCGCAACGCATTTTCGACGGGCACTTTCTCACCGGATCCATCGACGGCAAGCCCGCGATCGCACACCCCGCCTACCGAGTGGCCCGCGAAAGCACACCGGACAACGCTCGCGCGCTGCTGGAACTGAGCCCCGGCAGTCTGATCTTCGGTGCGATCGACGCAGCCCTCGGGACCGGTCAAAGCCGTTTCCGCGGAGTGCTGTCCGGTGAGATCATCGGCGTACTCGTCGACGGTGCATCGGCGGATTCCCGTGCGCTGACCGACACCGGCGTGTGCTGCAGCCGGATTATTCGCACCCAGGTGCTCAGCTTCGCCGCGCTGCGGCAACTGCGGTTCGACTGCGGTCCCGCCGGCGATGAGGCGGGCCGTGTCCTGCTAGCCGCCTACGCGCTGGCCGGGTTGGCGCGGTCCAACGCCGAACTGAGCATCCGGGCCAACTGCGACCTGGTGGAAACCGGCCCCACGACGCTCAAACTCGATGCCCGCGACGGGGAATTCGTCGAGTTGGCCGCGTTGTCGATCGCCGAGGCCGACGAGCTGCTGGAGCGGGCTCTGGTGGAGGCCTATCGGGAGGCCGACATCACCTGGCGCGGCCAGGTGCTGCACGTCACCGGTAACTCCGCGGCTTACACCGCCGCCCAGAACGGCGGAGCGCCGCAGGACTCACCGATCGTGCACGCGCCCCGGCGGTTTCGGTTGCCGCACTTCATCGAGAGTCGGCTGACCACGCCGAACTGA
- a CDS encoding cation diffusion facilitator family transporter, translated as MSSSGSTKAILAALTANGGIAVAKFTGYVITGSAAMLAEAVHSVVDTSNQALLLFGQRAAAKAPDALHPFGHGRSRYFWSFVVALVLFSLGSMFALYEGYEKVRHPVELSSPLVAIAILLVAIGLETYSFRTAIRESRPLKGEGSWWRFLRTSRNPELPVVLLEDTAALIGLALALIGVGLSVVTGNPVWDGVGTLGISALLGAVAVFLMVEMHSLLIGEGATAAEDQAIRAALEGTKNVTRLIHIRTQYLGPDEMLVGAKIAVVPSLDLAGVAATIDAAEANIRAAVPAALVIYLEPDLDRTPVPHSVDQKG; from the coding sequence GTGTCGTCCTCGGGTAGTACCAAGGCCATCCTCGCGGCCTTGACGGCCAACGGCGGGATCGCGGTGGCGAAGTTCACCGGTTACGTGATCACCGGTAGCGCCGCCATGCTCGCCGAGGCAGTGCACTCGGTGGTCGACACCTCCAACCAGGCGCTGCTGTTGTTCGGCCAGCGCGCCGCCGCCAAGGCACCCGATGCGTTGCACCCCTTCGGGCACGGCCGCAGCCGCTACTTCTGGTCGTTCGTGGTAGCGCTGGTGCTGTTCAGCCTGGGCTCGATGTTCGCGCTGTACGAGGGCTACGAGAAGGTTCGTCATCCGGTCGAGCTGAGTTCGCCGCTGGTCGCGATCGCGATCCTGCTGGTGGCTATCGGCTTGGAGACCTACAGTTTTCGCACCGCAATACGCGAGTCGCGCCCGCTCAAGGGCGAGGGCAGCTGGTGGCGGTTCCTGCGCACCTCTCGCAATCCGGAGCTGCCGGTGGTGCTGCTCGAGGACACCGCGGCGCTGATCGGCCTGGCACTGGCGCTGATCGGGGTCGGGCTGAGCGTGGTCACCGGAAACCCGGTGTGGGACGGCGTGGGAACCCTGGGTATCAGTGCACTGCTGGGGGCGGTCGCCGTCTTCCTGATGGTGGAGATGCACAGCCTGCTGATCGGCGAGGGCGCGACGGCCGCCGAGGATCAGGCCATTCGTGCGGCGCTGGAGGGAACGAAGAACGTCACCCGCCTGATCCACATCCGTACCCAGTACCTGGGCCCGGACGAGATGCTGGTGGGGGCCAAGATCGCCGTGGTTCCGAGCCTCGACCTGGCCGGCGTAGCGGCCACCATCGATGCCGCCGAAGCCAATATCCGCGCGGCTGTGCCCGCGGCGCTGGTCATCTATCTCGAGCCGGACCTGGACCGGACGCCTGTGCCACACTCGGTGGACCAGAAAGGTTGA
- the manA gene encoding mannose-6-phosphate isomerase, class I: MEQLRGAIRTYAWGSRTAIAEFTGRPVPAAHPEAELWLGAHPGDPACLETDTGEVSLLNVLTHDPEGQLGPVAQARFGDRLPFLVKVLAADEPLSLQAHPSAMQAIEGYEREERLGVPVSSPIRNYRDTSHKPELLVALQPFEALAGFRPVARTIELLRALAVSDLDPFIDLLGGEAGNGQSDVQSDADGLRALFTTWITAPQPDLDVLVPAVLEGAIQYLSSEAGEFSAEAKTVLELGERYPGDAGVLASLLLNRISLAPGEAIFVSAGNLHTYLHGVGLEVMANSDNVLRGGLTPKHVDVPELLRVLDFTPTTEEALRPATYIEGLEVVYQTPAEEFALSRLTLDGTHLGHEVDAPARHDGPQILLCTEGSITVHAKSKTLTLHRGESAWVPSDDGPIRLLAQKPAALFRATIGL; the protein is encoded by the coding sequence GTGGAACAACTACGTGGTGCGATACGGACCTACGCCTGGGGCTCGAGGACCGCTATCGCCGAGTTCACCGGTCGACCCGTTCCGGCGGCGCATCCGGAGGCCGAGCTTTGGCTGGGCGCACATCCGGGGGATCCGGCCTGCCTGGAGACCGACACCGGCGAGGTGTCGTTGCTCAACGTTCTGACCCACGACCCGGAGGGCCAACTGGGCCCGGTGGCTCAGGCACGCTTCGGTGACCGGCTGCCGTTTTTGGTCAAGGTGCTGGCCGCCGACGAGCCGCTGTCGCTGCAGGCCCACCCCAGCGCAATGCAGGCGATCGAGGGCTACGAGCGCGAGGAGCGGCTCGGGGTCCCGGTGTCCTCGCCGATCCGCAACTACCGCGACACCAGTCACAAACCCGAACTGCTGGTGGCGCTGCAGCCCTTCGAAGCGCTGGCCGGCTTCCGGCCGGTGGCGCGCACCATCGAGCTGCTGAGGGCGCTGGCGGTATCCGACCTGGACCCGTTCATCGACCTGCTCGGCGGCGAGGCCGGCAACGGTCAGTCCGATGTGCAGTCCGACGCCGACGGACTGCGAGCGCTGTTCACCACGTGGATCACCGCGCCCCAACCCGATCTGGACGTGTTGGTGCCCGCCGTGCTGGAAGGGGCCATCCAGTACCTCAGTTCTGAGGCCGGCGAGTTCTCTGCCGAGGCCAAGACGGTGCTCGAACTGGGGGAGCGGTATCCCGGGGATGCCGGTGTCCTGGCTTCGCTGCTGCTCAACCGGATCAGCCTGGCGCCGGGGGAGGCCATCTTCGTATCGGCCGGGAACCTCCACACCTACCTACATGGCGTAGGCCTGGAGGTGATGGCCAACTCCGACAACGTGCTGCGTGGGGGACTGACCCCCAAGCACGTTGACGTCCCCGAGTTGTTGCGGGTGCTGGATTTCACCCCCACCACTGAGGAGGCGCTGCGGCCGGCCACCTATATCGAGGGACTCGAGGTGGTCTACCAGACACCCGCCGAGGAATTCGCGCTGTCGCGTCTGACGCTCGACGGCACCCACCTCGGCCACGAGGTGGACGCGCCGGCGCGCCACGACGGTCCGCAGATTCTGCTGTGCACCGAGGGATCAATCACCGTGCACGCCAAGTCCAAGACCTTGACGCTGCACCGAGGCGAGTCGGCCTGGGTGCCCAGCGACGACGGGCCGATCCGGCTGCTCGCCCAAAAGCCAGCCGCCCTGTTCCGGGCGACGATAGGGCTGTGA
- a CDS encoding TobH protein, translating to MTAFSGSFSTVDLDDTEALLAADRDGALWAASMAGAQVRATAATVDEGALDAVRSESPDYPPRTIIWLSTRGTAATAGSLLAATRGDSARAPLVLAAEVPSWIGSLDVLIVAGDDPGDPALVAAAAAGVRRGARVVVVAPYEGPLRDATAGRVTVLEPRIAVSAEFGLPRYLAAGLAIMDALEGAAAQIDLGALADELDAEALRNSAARELFTNPAKMLADRIVGRDVALAGDCAATLALARHGSAAMLRIGRTTVAATGLADAVSVLRARSADGRDVADIFHDDQIDGPAADRLRVLALTLAAERTVVAARINGLPDVELIAAGDVPVTPGASEETASPAVPVGGPSPSGPARAEQQLAVLAVRLEMAAAYVRLLRG from the coding sequence GTGACCGCGTTCTCCGGCTCCTTCTCCACCGTCGACCTCGATGACACCGAGGCCCTGCTGGCGGCTGACCGCGACGGCGCACTGTGGGCCGCATCGATGGCCGGCGCGCAGGTCCGCGCTACCGCCGCGACGGTCGATGAGGGCGCCTTGGATGCCGTGCGCAGCGAGAGCCCTGACTACCCGCCGCGGACGATCATCTGGCTGTCCACCCGCGGCACCGCGGCCACGGCCGGCAGCCTGTTGGCCGCCACCCGCGGCGACTCGGCGCGCGCACCGCTGGTGCTCGCGGCAGAGGTCCCGTCCTGGATCGGATCGCTGGACGTCCTGATCGTCGCGGGCGACGACCCGGGCGACCCGGCGCTGGTCGCCGCGGCCGCGGCCGGGGTACGTCGCGGCGCGCGGGTCGTGGTGGTCGCACCCTACGAGGGGCCCCTGCGTGACGCCACCGCCGGCCGCGTCACCGTGCTGGAACCGCGAATCGCCGTCTCGGCGGAGTTCGGCCTGCCGCGCTACCTGGCCGCCGGGCTGGCCATCATGGACGCCCTGGAGGGCGCGGCCGCGCAGATCGACTTGGGGGCGCTGGCCGACGAGCTCGACGCCGAGGCGCTGCGCAACAGTGCCGCGCGTGAGCTGTTCACCAACCCGGCGAAGATGCTGGCGGACCGCATCGTGGGCCGCGACGTCGCGTTGGCCGGTGACTGCGCGGCGACCCTGGCGCTGGCGCGGCACGGCAGCGCGGCGATGCTGCGGATCGGTCGGACCACAGTGGCAGCGACCGGGCTGGCCGACGCGGTGAGCGTGCTGCGGGCGCGATCCGCCGATGGCCGCGACGTCGCCGACATCTTTCACGACGACCAGATCGACGGCCCGGCCGCCGACCGGCTGCGGGTGCTGGCCCTGACGCTGGCCGCCGAACGCACGGTGGTGGCGGCCCGCATCAACGGCCTACCCGATGTCGAGCTGATCGCAGCCGGGGATGTGCCGGTGACGCCGGGTGCCTCGGAGGAAACCGCGAGCCCGGCTGTGCCGGTGGGGGGACCGTCGCCGAGCGGACCGGCCCGGGCCGAACAGCAGCTTGCGGTGTTGGCCGTGCGGTTGGAGATGGCCGCCGCCTACGTGAGACTTTTGCGGGGTTGA